Within the Phoenix dactylifera cultivar Barhee BC4 unplaced genomic scaffold, palm_55x_up_171113_PBpolish2nd_filt_p 001009F, whole genome shotgun sequence genome, the region TGTCTTTTAAATTCGCATTCCTCCATAGTGCCTCATAGCTCCTGCATGAGAAAAGAAATGACAACAAATGAAACCAAATGTTACAACCTATATATTGAATAAATGCTATGTATTTATATGGTAAGAAATGACAACAAAGATAGCCCATGATAGAAATGgcttatgtaaaaaaaaaaaaaagaagaagaaatgagcCAGACCCTTATCATGTTcgcatattattattattattattattattattattattattattattattattattattattatcagtgCAGAAAGTTGTGCATGAAAATTCACCAACCTGCGCAGACTTGCCATGGTGCACCTCTGCAGCCTCCATTTCTCCATCGTTCTTATCATTCTTTTTGCCTGTGGGGCAGTGCGCCTTcctgagcccgagcagctccTTCCACCTGATGGAACCCTTCGGCGGCCggccatcgccggcgtcatggGCACGAAGCTCGTCGCGGAGAGTGGTCAGCCGCTGGGGGCCGGTGCAGTACTGGTGGTTCTCCTTGAGGGGGAGGAGCCGTCCCTTGAAGAAGATCTGGTCGGCCGCGATCATGTGGTGGCTGCCCACGGAGAACTCGAAGTTGGGGTCGGACGGAGGTGGAGGCCCGCGTGGGGCCAGCGGCGGGTCCACGGCGAAGTCGTTGGAGAAGGAGATGCGGGGGCTCATCGGCGGAGCCGCCGGCACCCCGCACAAGCCCTGGTGCTCTGAGTTGAACATGTTAATGCATGCCATCAACCTGTCTTCACTCCcttccttttctcctctttcacaATAGCAATGGAACAAACAAGAACCAAAAATTTTATGCTCTACTACCACTTGACATGACTTAACGGTGAGGGGTTTATGTTTATATATAGAGGATGGGAGGGGAGGGGGGATGGGTGTTatggatgcatgcatggcaTGTAGTGAGGAATGCATTGGGGTTAGCATCTAGATCTGCCGTATACTGACACCATCCAACCAGAGTGTGGCGTACTGTGAAACTTTGAAAGGATTAGATCCGCAGGGCTGTTACTAACACCGGCATCATCTTCCTCGCTTGTGTATATAATTAAGTGGTCCATGTATGAAGGAAAGCTAGCTGTCGGTGGCGCAgtaaggatttatttctgtgttcCTCGAGGAACAGCAGTTCTCCTCCATGGTTTTAAATAACTGCCGGTAATGTGCGAAGAAACAACTCCGTTACGTTATGGGCATATCCATGTGTGATGGCACGTGTGCAGAAAATTAATCTGAGGCATGCTCGCCACGAAAATTCTCTTTGGACTCTGGGACTCTTGAATTACTCAAaagtcaaaagaaaagggcacacatccttttaaaatttttttttttgataaaagatTCAAGATAGTTCAAACTAGGAAGTAGTGTGCAAGTTTAACACGCATAACAAGATTCATTAATTTCAAGATGGATGAGTTGTTCTAACACACCAGGTTCTGGATCCCATTCTTGAcaaagtaattaaaaagaaatattacatccatatatttaatgaaaacacatatatctatctatctatctatctatctatatatatatatatatatatatatatatatgtgtgtgtgtgtgtgtgtgtgtgtgtgtgtgtgtgtgtgtgtgtgtgtgtgtgtgtgtttatccaaaaaaaaccaATATATATACATGGTTACAATGtcaagatatatatttttttatttttgatattagGATGGTGGCTAATCACCCTTTTTATATCTATACTCACCCCATCCATGGAGGGCTGACTTCAATGGAACACCTGCCCCTCATCCAACTAGCAAGGGTGATACCATTTGATGCTTTTATTTCGTACCATCCAGTGTTCTTATTTTACTTATACATTTTACTATTTCCAAAAGATTAATTAATAGATATTTTTAGAAACTCAGATGCTGATAATTTACTAGAAAAGTTATTTGCAGCAATAATATATAGCTAATATCAGTAACAGTTGTATAATAtagcatgaaaaagaaaaagaaatgggaagttttataaaatctcaaattttactatttttctagaaaatttattttcagccATAATAGCTAATATCAGTAACATTAAAAGTTGTATATGCATGATACACAATGTTTGAGGCCATGGCTGTTTTATAGTTATAGTGGCATTATCAAAAATCTGATTCTCAAGAATGTAAATATTGAACAGCTGGTTTTGGTGAGGGGTGGTGAATTTGCACAGTTGGGCTCGGTTTTAATCAAGTTCATGTCAAGACTATATTTGTGGATGAATTGGAAGCCTATCTAATTGGTATAGTTTGTTTAGATTAGGTAGACGGGTCTGTGCCTATCCAGTTGATCTCATTGAATCAAAAGCAAGCTGCTGCTGCTTCTTTTGGCACTTTTCCCCCCTTGCTTCCTTGCCCGGAATGCTGAATTAAAAGTCTGTAACCTAAATCCCAACTTACGTGTCCAGAATGCTTAATCTGGATTACAGTTGGCACTACAGTATCAGGATTGATCGATGACTCAAACTGATGGCTGATCATGTGAACCAAACAAAATAATTGAAGGGTGGGCATATGAGGGTGACATGAGTGTCATTTTCAAGTGCATTCTTTTAATTTGCTGTTTTGTGCTTGGTCGGAACCTGTCTATATGCAATTATTGGTAGTAACTAACATGTACAAGCTTCCTGATAACTTTGTTTGCTTGTATCTTTTGCACAATATTGGATTTGTGGTATCACCTTTAGGGTTACTCATTGGTGGGAGCACGCATGAAATGCCTGCATCTATGGTGAAATTCAAATGATATGAGGCCTAGCGCCCTCTAACAGATATGCACTTGATCTTAAACTTAAAATTTTCATCTCTCTAAGCATATTCGTGACACAttcataaaatttaatatttttttttcgtaTCAATACCATTCGCGCATATACCCTCACAAAatttactatatatatatatacacactcttataatttttttctttttacatgtatacccttataaatatcTAGCATTCTGTGCATATCATTGCAAAGTTGCTATTTAGATGTAGACCCctataaattatttctttatgTATGTACATCCATAACTTAAAAGGGGatgatgtgcaaaaaaaaaaaattaataaagataTTTGTTTACACCTTAACCTGATAGCCTGTGATTGCCCTAAAGTGATGCCAGGGGGATAAACTTGATAGACAGAATAACTTTAGGCAGGTTATCATGTGACATCTGACAGGTCGAATAGGGTTTAGCTGAGGTAGACTAAATAACCACAAGGAGAACAGAGGTATAGGCTAATTGGCACTAGTGATAATTGATAACTAGATCTTCAGCCTGACAATAGTGGTCATGCAACGTGGAAAGTACTTGAGCATTGTTTGAACAAGAAAAGTAAAAATTGTGGGACGTAACTACCGAAACCACTGAAGATACATGAAGATACAACAAGAATGTTTATGGATGTTAGCAACCAATAGTTACCTAACCATTTGAAGTTGCATTGTATAAATATGGGGATGCATCTAAGAACAAGTCCCTTTTGGCCAATCAAACACCTATTGTCatctttatctttatctttactTTGTTCTCTCATTTATCTTTGCTAGCCTTAGTTATACTAGTTTATCCGTAATTCTTATAATAGAATCGTAGCCCCGGTTATAACCtacctcaatttctttcaagcaTGTGATATTATGATAATAAAAGTTTTTAAAGTTTAAGGCATCAACACCGATGCTATCAATCTTTTACCCTCTCTTCTTTCTAATTACTGATGCCACTAGCTCGCCCGCATACTTACAAGAACTAGCTATCTAGGGACATGCAAGCCATTCTTTCCCAACAAAAAATCCAATAGCCAACAAATATACATGAAATAGTAAATTTGCAAGGGTATATATACAATTTTAAGTAATTATAATGATATATATGTTATTTTAGATATTCATAAGGAACTATCTATATCAATCAAATTAatattctatatatttttataagagcATCTTCTATTTAGTCTCAATCCATTAACTTCGAATTTTGATGGCAACTTATTCATGGAACTACAAATAGAGATTAACTGAAATTGCTATATCATCGTATCCAAGGTAAAAAATGTATTGGATAACACtatatctatatacattttGGTAATGAATGGGAACATGGTATGAGTACTACTTGGGTATTGGGTGGCTAAAATTCATATCAAACATTTGTTTTAGAAAAGACATGGATACAAATTTGATATTGATAGTATGATATAAATATGAATGTAAATTGAATAGTTAAATTTTATGAACTACCAAATAAGAAACGACACTAAATGCATAGTTATAAAAATTATCAAATTTCTGAAAAATCCATGAATTATTTGAAGTTTATAGTCTAACCAGATAATTTTGCCGATAATTCATCAATCCCCAGTGTACCACAAATATATAGCGAATACATCACTAAATTTTGCAATATTCATAAATAGATCATGAATCTTTAAAATACTCATTTAAGTTAATACCCTCTTTGGAAAGGTTCATGCATTCTTGCTTCAAGGCATGAAGCAAGCACAATCATAGAGAAACAGTTGGCAGAATGGAGAACTTAAGGTTATAGTTAGAgttcaaatatatttttttacaatATTAGATGCTACTAACACTTTCACTCATTCAGACTTGCTACATTCCTTGTCTTCTCCATAATTTtaactctttttttcttctcatcctGTTCAAGCCCCTTTTTCCCATAGTCTATGTATGCCTTTATCCTatccatttatttttttgaaaagaccctctattatttaaattaaaataaaaaaattattataatttatatttatatataaatattatgtaCATGTTTGAGTATATGTtatgaatatttttaattttataaatataacaaactttttgaattttttgaatttttcagaTCTTTtccaaatatcaattttttgaCCTTATTGGGACATTCCCGAACACTGAACTTGTGACTATGGCTGTATGGAAGATACATTTAGTTAAACATATATAACTATTATcaactatttttctttaaacttCATGAGAGTTCTATAAGACTAGGTAGGATTGCAAGTAGAACTAAATATTTAGATACATATTAGATATTATCTACTattatctctatatgcttttttTTATGGTATAGACATcagttaaatattaaaaattctaTTCATATTCAGATAAATTTAGATATAGAAATGAACTAGGACAAATATTATTCGTCCTTTTTCAGGCCTAACTACAACATATGGTTGGTATGTGTCAAATTACTTTAACTAGCCTTGCATTATAGGTCTTGACTTGATCTCTAAGTTTGTCATATATTGATGTAGACTTGTATGTTGCAATGCAATGGTTCAAAAGTAGCATCGGTAGATCAAAGAAAAGGATTTGACTTAAGCAATGCTTTATCTTTAAATAAGTGAAATTGTGAAAACTATACTATTTATGCTTTCTAGTTTTACTATACGATAATCATGAGATTCTCACTTTTGTTACATTTAACTTGTTTTCATTACTAATCTTACGTAGTCCTCTTATATTAGACATTTAAAACACTAAATAACAAATAATCATTGCATGATTTACTATTTTATGGACCTTGCATTTTTGAATCTTAAAAGACATATCCCATTTCAATCAAAAAGGATCTTGATTTAGACATTTGAGATTATATTCACTCATTTAGTTTGGTGATCTTTTTTGCAAGCTCTCTACCTTATATAGATACACCTCCAAAGTCAGCAAATCGTCATGTAAATAGATAAATTTTGATATCGTTTTAGGCACTTTTATGAAGGGTATACCactagttgttttttttttcctaatacaTTTTACATTATGCGCATATAAATTTGCACTTCTAGATGTGTGATAGCTTGTTGGTCTtcaaattatgtgataaagtATATAAAAATGTGATGTGTCCAATCAAATTCCTAGATTTTATTCATATTAATAATCttcattaggatttaattgtagttttaccaattaagtactaTAGGGGAGTAAAGCAAGGTGATAAGAGCATTTATGCTTACATGGTCATTTTTACTCTTATAAAATACTCTTGTCTAGATTATGTTTTAAGAATTTTGGCTTTACTTATTGTGCATATCACAAATCAAGTTATATAACATCTATAAAGATTGTTAtttaacaaaatttattttaaatttttttccatTATAGCTATTATAACACTCCTTTATGCTTTAACTGGAATTCCTTATAGGCCATAAGGGTTTGTTAGCAAGGACCTTTGTTATACACAATTCTACTTGTATTATAATATGTCATAATGTGACAAGATGCATAAGTAGTTTGCTTTATTTCCATGTAATTACTTAATATTTTGGATATCAGAAAAGATATCAACTACTTATTTAGGAAACATTTTGTGCTAGTCATAGTTTCATGGTATTTGAAGTAGATAAACATGAAAAATTTTATTGCACCATTgcaaacatattttttaaaaatttctaagACATCATTCCTTATAAATAGAATTCAGTAAAAATAGAATGTAAACAAAAACCATGCAAGCATTATTATTTGCATTTCCTACACGGTAATGGTGTTGCAAAACCTTGCTTTTTGTTGCTGGCGGATTTGGAACTTTTCTTGAGGAGTGATAATTAATATTGGTTTTGATATGTTTACAAAATTCACAAACATATGTTTTAGTATTGTATATCATTAGAATGTTATGCAGCCAGAGTCTGCTACGTAAATAATGGTACTAATTTTTAGTTGTATTCATAGTCTCATATTTATAGTACTTATACTAGCATAAAAGAATGTGGATGCTTTAAgttatgaaattatttttttaggcttttgcaaacattttttttcaaacaaaGAAGGGAAAAATAATAAGAGAAGGAATGAAAAACTAGATACATATACGTAGTGAAAACCATTAATCTTCTTTCCCCTCATTCCTTCCTTTATGTTCTTTCATCATTAGTTATTATAAAGTTTAATTTCAACATGAATCAAGGACTAGTCATCGAGACATGGATAGCATTTGTGAGATTGCAAAAGCATGTAGTTTCTCTTGTAGATGCTGCAAGAGGAAAatttttaattactcataatcATCCATTCTTTATTTGAATATTAGCGATAGACTAACATATATTATGGTTATTAAGAACACCTTATATCTGTTAAAACCCATGATCATCTCTCATAACATGATAACAATACCATAATCATAGCTGGATATCCTGATAATCCTATCAAGTTTTCAAAACCATATCTTATCTCTTaccaaataaataaaacaataatTAGGAAAATCAATCAATGAATGCAAATATTTATTAGATGGGAAGTAAAGAATCACTAACCTCTATCTAAACTAATGAAACCCTAAAACTCAAGGAATGACAATTATACAAcccccaacccaaaaaatgAGCTAGACTTTTAAAATACCTTAGACATGGATGGTAATTGTCCAAGTTGAGTCCACCAACCAAAGAACCACATATACTCTAAAGTTTTAACCCATAAAGATGGGTGATGGATGGAAGTTGAGTCCACCTAACCAACAGCCACATAGCTTTTAAACCCATAAAGATGGGTCATGGATGGATGGGTCGAAGATGATGGGCATGCATGCCAATGCCATGACATGACTTCTTGACGTGGCAAGTATCTGAGATTCCCAAGGCTGGCCTGGAAACCATTGGGAGTAACAAATTGGCAAAGGATAGAACTTTTGATTGATTCCTGCCTATAATTAAATCTATGGATCGCAAGAGGCAGGGCCACAGGCTTGCTTCAAGGAAAGAGGGGCTCAGTTGACCGGTCTTTGACTGGTTTGTTATTGGCAAGGCGTGAGCTGGCGATATCGACAGCTCCACAAGGCCACGTGATCCCGAGAGATGTCTCCCTCTGCTCTCCATCACAAAACAAGACGCTTTGTGCTATAAAATTTCTGATAAAAAAAGAATATGGATACTTTTTTAGCTTTCTTTTCTTGGTAAAAAATTGAacagccttcttcctcttctttttttttataatttttatgagGAAAAGGTTTGTGGCACCACGTGGTCACATGAGCCGCCCCTCACTTTGCCTGCAGTCCTGCTTTTGTGGCTGCACATGTGAAGCTTGGTGGGTAAATTACACAAATGCACATGTTGTTTCCCTTTGGTAAAATCTAGCTATATATGTCTATCTATCTATTTATCtacctatctatctatctaccaaaaaaataatataaacatATTTGAAACTTTTTGGAGCTAGTAGAATTTGTATTGAGATTGCTATATTAAGGTGGTAACCCTTCTAATGTCCCACCACTATTTAGTCATTAAAAATGGATTTAATCTATCTTGCTTCTTGATGCATTTACATTAAGAGGGAAATAAGCACTACGAGATGATGATTGTGGATCACGAGAtgttaaataaattattttttaaatttctccTCTATGATTGAAAAGCTACATTTGTAAAATTTGTGGAGCTCAATAGATTGAATTTTTCGTCCAAAACGTATTACATAGGAATAAGGATGGCAATGCTTAACCGTCTGacctatttaatttatttcaacTCATTATATGTTGCATTAAATtttctatttaataaaataattagaagatCTAAATTTtggatctatttaataaatagggctcggcagatttttatctatttatccGCCCAACTGGTTGAAAATGTCCGAGGGTGATTGGCATTTATTTAATGCCTCTTTTTTTccccgtctctctctctctctctctctctccccctttctGTTTTCTCGCACTAACGTTGGTTAGGCTGAAGCTAGGATTTGATGATTGATGGTAAAATTATCTTTTACTACCAACTAAAGGTACGGCTGTCCCTCACATGCTCGGGTGGGACACGTGGTGACAAGCGATATGAACCAGGTGGCGGTTTAAGGCGTGGTCCAACTGAGTTGAATCTCCCTCGAGGATAGAATGGAACTTGTGACTTTGTAGTTATCTCTGTTTTGGTCTGCTGTCCTGGCGGCAAGGCTTCCTGTCTTTGGGTTTTATATACTGAAAGAGGCTCCATTGTTAAATGCTTTAAGCTCTTTGGGAGTGTGAGTCTTATGTTCCCCAATCCAATGTCAGATCCAAAGATCATGaatgttattatatttctttaaaGGGTGGGATGAGGACTATCATGAGTTAGATGGCTTCCGGTTTATAATAATAAGAAGCCAAGTTATGGTGAGTAGTCAATGAGCAGCCCTTCTTCAATGTTAATCAACAAAAAATGAGACGACAGACTCTTTGAGCACAAGGGATGAGGTGGAGATAAATTCAAAAGTTAGCTTGTTAATGAAGTCGAAGATCTCAAAAGATCAGTAGGTGGGCATAGCTAATTCTATTCAGGAGCTTGGATTTACGTAAGCAAACTATTTGGGCTTATGATATATCCACATACATTTCCTTCAGAGCCTGTATAGCTTGACAATAGATCCATATTATGTTTGGGCTTATTTccacaccttttttttttactccgTTTGTGTTCTAGCATTATGCCCATGGAATGTTCATACTTTTGATTCACAATTATATATTCCTTAGAGATTCATTTGAGTCACTGCAGAGTTAATTTGACCTCAAGTTGTTACAGTGTTTGGACTTACAGTCCACACATACATTTCCTATGA harbors:
- the LOC103696095 gene encoding uncharacterized protein LOC103696095, with amino-acid sequence MACINMFNSEHQGLCGVPAAPPMSPRISFSNDFAVDPPLAPRGPPPPSDPNFEFSVGSHHMIAADQIFFKGRLLPLKENHQYCTGPQRLTTLRDELRAHDAGDGRPPKGSIRWKELLGLRKAHCPTGKKNDKNDGEMEAAEVHHGKSAQEL